A genomic stretch from Lentimicrobium sp. L6 includes:
- the fabG gene encoding 3-oxoacyl-ACP reductase FabG — translation MGKNYALVTGGSRGIGKAIAIKLASDGFHIIINYRSNHTEAEITLNQIIEAGGSAELLPFDVSDLEAVQSALDSWQEKNPEAYIQVLVNNSGIRKDALLVFMKDEEWSDVLNTNLNSFFYVTRPLIKNMLLKKSGRIINMVSLSGLKGLPGQTNYSATKGGVISATKALAQEVARKKVTVNAVAPGFIKSDMTADIDEKEHKKLIPMNRFGKPEEVADLVSFLASENSSYITGQVISINGGLYT, via the coding sequence ATGGGAAAAAACTACGCCCTTGTTACTGGAGGTTCCAGAGGAATTGGCAAAGCCATCGCCATCAAATTAGCCAGTGATGGATTTCATATCATCATCAATTATCGTTCTAATCATACCGAAGCTGAAATCACATTAAATCAGATAATTGAAGCTGGTGGTTCTGCAGAGTTACTTCCTTTTGATGTTTCTGATTTAGAAGCCGTTCAATCCGCTTTAGATTCTTGGCAAGAGAAAAACCCAGAAGCTTATATTCAAGTTTTGGTGAATAATAGCGGAATTAGAAAAGATGCCCTTTTGGTCTTTATGAAAGATGAAGAATGGAGCGATGTTTTAAATACCAATTTGAATAGTTTCTTCTATGTCACTCGTCCCCTAATCAAAAACATGCTCCTCAAAAAATCGGGGAGAATCATCAATATGGTTTCGTTAAGTGGATTGAAAGGCTTGCCGGGACAGACTAATTATTCAGCTACTAAAGGAGGTGTGATCTCAGCTACCAAAGCATTGGCACAAGAAGTAGCTAGGAAAAAAGTAACCGTAAATGCAGTCGCTCCGGGCTTTATTAAAAGTGATATGACTGCAGATATTGATGAAAAAGAACATAAGAAATTGATTCCTATGAATCGTTTCGGAAAACCTGAGGAGGTTGCTGATTTGGTATCCTTCTTGGCATCAGAAAATTCTTCCTATATTACAGGACAGGTGATATCAATTAATGGAGGTTTGTATACATAA
- a CDS encoding beta-ketoacyl synthase, whose product MAQRVVITGLGIYSTIGLNVDEVKESLYQGKSGIGFEQERIDFGYQSGLAGHVPEPTLKGKIDRRMRIGLAEQGAYAFMATEEAMQMAKIDNDYLEKNEVGILYGNDSSSKAVVESIDALRAKKDTTRIGSGSIFQSMNSTISMNLSVIYKLRGINTTISGACASSSHAIGMAYLLIKQGLQEAIVCGGAQELNLYAMGSFDGLGAFSMRNSDPTKASRPFDRDRDGLVPSGGGATLIVETLESAQKRGATILAEIKGYGFSSDGSHISQPNVDGPGRSINMALKQSGLMASDIDYVNAHATSTPVGDANEAQALFKTFGGKIPVSSTKSMTGHEMWMGGASEAIYSILMLQNDFMAPNINFENPDEHSAKLNIVQQTKEASFKRILSNSFGFGGTNSSLIIEKFAK is encoded by the coding sequence ATGGCTCAACGTGTAGTAATTACAGGATTAGGAATTTATAGTACCATCGGTCTGAATGTGGACGAGGTAAAAGAATCATTATACCAAGGTAAATCAGGCATTGGCTTCGAGCAGGAACGTATCGATTTTGGCTATCAAAGTGGTTTAGCAGGTCATGTGCCGGAGCCTACACTCAAAGGGAAAATAGATCGCAGAATGAGGATAGGATTAGCCGAACAAGGAGCCTATGCTTTTATGGCTACGGAAGAAGCGATGCAAATGGCGAAAATTGACAATGATTATCTGGAGAAAAATGAAGTTGGAATTCTTTATGGAAACGATAGCTCAAGCAAAGCTGTTGTGGAAAGTATCGATGCACTAAGAGCCAAAAAAGATACGACACGAATTGGTTCAGGTTCTATTTTTCAATCTATGAATTCTACCATTTCCATGAATCTTTCTGTGATTTACAAATTGAGAGGAATAAATACAACCATCAGTGGAGCTTGTGCCAGTAGTTCTCATGCTATCGGAATGGCTTATCTGCTCATCAAGCAAGGTTTACAAGAAGCCATAGTTTGTGGTGGTGCACAAGAATTAAACTTATATGCCATGGGAAGTTTCGATGGTTTGGGTGCATTTTCTATGCGTAATAGTGATCCCACTAAAGCTTCTAGACCATTTGACAGAGATAGAGATGGTTTGGTGCCCAGTGGAGGAGGAGCCACATTAATTGTGGAGACTTTAGAGTCAGCTCAAAAAAGAGGAGCTACTATTTTAGCTGAAATCAAAGGATATGGTTTTTCTAGCGATGGAAGTCATATTTCTCAACCTAATGTGGATGGGCCAGGTCGTTCAATAAATATGGCATTAAAGCAAAGTGGTTTAATGGCTTCTGATATTGATTATGTGAATGCACATGCCACATCTACTCCGGTAGGTGACGCCAATGAAGCTCAAGCACTTTTCAAAACTTTTGGAGGGAAAATTCCTGTTTCTTCTACCAAATCCATGACAGGTCACGAAATGTGGATGGGCGGCGCTAGTGAGGCTATTTATTCCATTCTCATGCTTCAAAACGATTTTATGGCTCCAAATATCAACTTTGAAAATCCAGATGAACATTCCGCTAAATTAAATATTGTTCAACAGACCAAAGAGGCCAGTTTTAAAAGGATTTTATCCAACTCTTTTGGCTTTGGAGGAACCAATTCTTCACTAATTATTGAAAAATTTGCTAAATAA
- a CDS encoding phosphopantetheine-binding protein — protein sequence MEKNVIISKVNEFLIDEFEIEEEDLLPEATWKEMGIDSLDFVDIVVVVENVFGLVIKGEDMVGVKTLDQFYDFIHLRINS from the coding sequence ATGGAAAAGAATGTTATTATTTCTAAAGTTAACGAGTTTTTAATTGATGAATTTGAGATAGAGGAAGAAGACCTTCTTCCTGAAGCTACTTGGAAAGAGATGGGTATTGATAGCCTTGACTTTGTAGATATAGTAGTGGTAGTTGAGAATGTTTTCGGACTTGTAATTAAAGGAGAAGATATGGTAGGAGTAAAGACTTTAGACCAGTTTTACGATTTCATCCATCTTCGAATAAACTCTTAA
- a CDS encoding lipid A biosynthesis acyltransferase, with product MPSWKGQSRGTPLGYQIFIYLIKYAGIRSAYFLLYFVGFYFVFFGNKKPQRFYFQNILKQSKFKAFFSRYKNNFRFGQVLIDKVAALSGHGQQFTFDFDGEEHLRNMSEGGFMIGAHMGNWEVAGELLKRLDTKVNILMLENERDNIKAILDDAQSEKTMNIIPLKDDLSHILAIKNALDRNEMIVIHGDRFVEGAPFIPSKLMGRDAHFPYGPFYLAARFNKPVSFAFAFKETAKHYHFYATEGKTYPKIKSIKDRKVVSAAILEDYIKQLETMIEKYPHQWFNFFEFWEEEKNLN from the coding sequence ATGCCTTCCTGGAAAGGCCAATCAAGAGGAACACCCCTCGGTTATCAGATTTTTATTTACCTCATTAAATATGCGGGCATTCGTTCTGCCTATTTCTTATTATATTTTGTGGGTTTTTATTTTGTCTTCTTTGGCAATAAGAAACCACAACGTTTCTATTTTCAAAATATACTTAAACAATCTAAGTTCAAGGCATTTTTTAGCCGTTATAAAAACAACTTTCGTTTCGGTCAAGTATTGATAGACAAAGTAGCAGCCCTTTCTGGCCATGGTCAGCAGTTTACCTTCGATTTTGATGGAGAAGAGCATTTGCGAAATATGAGCGAAGGTGGTTTTATGATTGGTGCCCACATGGGAAATTGGGAAGTGGCCGGAGAATTATTAAAGCGTCTCGATACCAAAGTAAATATCCTAATGCTCGAGAATGAGCGTGATAATATTAAAGCCATTTTAGATGATGCCCAATCGGAAAAGACCATGAATATCATCCCTCTAAAAGATGATTTAAGCCATATTCTAGCCATAAAAAATGCTTTGGACAGAAATGAAATGATTGTGATTCATGGGGATAGATTTGTAGAAGGAGCACCTTTTATTCCTTCAAAACTCATGGGTAGAGATGCTCATTTTCCATATGGTCCCTTTTATTTGGCAGCGCGATTTAATAAGCCAGTGAGCTTTGCCTTTGCATTTAAAGAAACCGCTAAGCATTATCATTTTTATGCTACTGAAGGAAAAACCTATCCCAAAATAAAAAGTATAAAAGATAGAAAAGTAGTGAGTGCTGCTATTTTGGAGGATTATATCAAACAGCTCGAAACCATGATTGAAAAATATCCCCATCAATGGTTTAATTTTTTCGAGTTTTGGGAGGAGGAAAAAAACTTAAATTAG
- a CDS encoding dialkylrecorsinol condensing enzyme DarA — protein sequence MEKKKVLVAYYSQSGQVREIIDRFLSPFDSDENYEFFFHQIQPLNDYPFPWTSEQFFDSFPESVTEVGCDLKPYPPQLKQKYDLIILGFQTWFLSPSIPTTAFLQSQDFKDLAKDTPIITINACRNMWFMAQRSIRNYISEAKGNYIGHLVLFDKVNNLTSVITIMHWAFTGRKDRKWGWLPKPGVSDQDIQNSNIYGEILKEKWESDQLNELQEEYIANNGVQVLPHLMSMEHKAKRIFKIWTKFVLKKGGPGNPARVGRLKLFKNYLLLMIFLMAPIATVVFYITYPLFFLRIRRNIKYYQSVVS from the coding sequence ATGGAAAAAAAGAAGGTTTTAGTGGCTTATTATAGTCAGTCGGGGCAAGTAAGAGAAATTATCGACCGTTTTTTAAGTCCCTTTGATTCTGATGAAAACTATGAGTTCTTTTTCCACCAAATTCAACCCCTCAACGACTATCCTTTCCCATGGACCAGCGAACAGTTTTTCGATTCATTTCCAGAATCTGTTACCGAGGTAGGCTGCGATTTAAAACCTTACCCTCCTCAGCTCAAGCAGAAATATGACTTAATTATATTAGGTTTTCAAACTTGGTTCTTATCTCCATCAATACCCACTACCGCTTTCCTTCAATCTCAAGATTTTAAAGATTTAGCAAAAGATACACCCATTATTACTATCAATGCTTGTCGTAATATGTGGTTTATGGCACAAAGAAGTATTCGAAATTATATTTCAGAAGCCAAAGGAAACTATATTGGTCATTTAGTTTTATTCGATAAAGTAAATAACCTAACCAGTGTCATCACTATTATGCATTGGGCTTTTACTGGACGAAAAGATAGAAAATGGGGATGGCTACCAAAACCAGGAGTCTCCGACCAAGATATTCAGAACAGTAATATCTATGGGGAAATTCTAAAAGAGAAGTGGGAGTCAGATCAGTTAAATGAGCTGCAAGAAGAGTATATTGCTAATAATGGAGTTCAGGTGTTACCTCATTTAATGAGCATGGAGCACAAAGCCAAAAGGATTTTTAAAATTTGGACCAAATTTGTGCTAAAAAAAGGAGGTCCAGGTAATCCAGCTAGAGTAGGTAGATTAAAACTATTCAAAAACTATCTTCTCTTGATGATTTTCCTCATGGCACCAATCGCAACAGTTGTATTTTATATCACTTATCCTTTGTTCTTTTTGAGGATTAGGAGGAATATAAAATACTATCAATCAGTGGTTTCTTAA
- a CDS encoding T9SS type A sorting domain-containing protein: MFLKLKSFFLFFLLVMELHSFAQDFWEQLYFPDTVSIKCISTNNQGHIFIGTGATTEIGALYRSIDNAQTWETMFNNGSLSISCIDINENGKIFLGKNGPESIVMSEDNGQTWEVADLPDVSFGNVMKIFCIGNDTIYVSLWGGNGSLITFSFDGGNSWEHTYINSESNAYASDIDMTSSGELYVSTIGMNNNTGGVYKSIDGGYSWDFTGLFNHQVYCLEINPLNEVFTGDWDSFYPEPNGIYALLEGQTEFEKVANGYHITDIAISEENEIFVTSNGSIYRSNDNGETFENIQDENSQYIKKLYIDQNNLLYGIKQDKLIRSIDPLITNINTIAKDNICIYPNPSRDYISFEGPTAIDVPYLIEITNIQGECVYSKLIQVENSYINIKDLQHGVYVFEIKNSDDFYQSKFIKQ; the protein is encoded by the coding sequence ATGTTCCTCAAACTAAAATCTTTTTTTCTCTTTTTCCTTCTAGTAATGGAATTACACAGCTTTGCACAAGATTTTTGGGAACAATTGTATTTTCCAGACACAGTTTCAATTAAATGTATTAGTACCAACAATCAAGGTCATATTTTTATTGGAACTGGTGCTACTACAGAAATAGGAGCATTATACCGGTCTATTGACAATGCCCAAACTTGGGAAACTATGTTTAATAATGGATCATTAAGTATATCCTGTATTGATATTAATGAAAATGGTAAAATATTTCTAGGAAAAAATGGCCCCGAAAGTATTGTGATGTCAGAAGATAATGGTCAGACATGGGAAGTTGCAGACCTACCGGATGTGAGTTTCGGTAATGTAATGAAAATATTCTGCATAGGAAACGATACCATTTATGTTAGTCTTTGGGGAGGAAATGGTTCATTAATCACATTCTCATTTGATGGTGGCAATTCTTGGGAACATACTTATATTAATAGTGAGAGTAATGCCTATGCTTCTGATATAGATATGACGAGTTCTGGAGAACTATATGTGAGTACAATAGGAATGAATAATAATACTGGCGGAGTATACAAATCTATTGATGGTGGATATTCATGGGATTTTACAGGTCTTTTTAATCACCAAGTATACTGTTTAGAAATCAACCCTTTAAATGAAGTATTTACTGGAGATTGGGATAGTTTTTATCCTGAGCCAAATGGAATCTATGCACTTCTTGAAGGCCAAACAGAATTTGAAAAAGTTGCTAATGGCTATCATATAACAGATATCGCTATAAGTGAAGAAAATGAAATATTTGTAACAAGTAATGGGAGTATATATCGTTCTAATGATAATGGAGAAACATTCGAAAACATCCAAGATGAAAACTCACAATATATTAAGAAGTTATATATCGATCAGAATAACCTACTCTATGGTATAAAGCAAGATAAATTGATTAGAAGTATAGATCCATTAATTACAAATATCAATACAATTGCAAAAGATAATATTTGTATTTATCCAAATCCAAGCAGAGACTATATAAGTTTTGAAGGCCCTACTGCTATTGATGTTCCATACCTTATTGAAATAACGAATATTCAAGGAGAATGTGTATATTCTAAGTTAATACAAGTAGAAAACTCATACATAAATATAAAAGACTTACAGCATGGAGTTTATGTATTTGAGATAAAAAACTCTGATGACTTTTATCAATCAAAGTTTATTAAGCAATAG
- a CDS encoding beta-ketoacyl-ACP synthase III: MIPNLEKLINCEDLIYLQVPKLKNTQVNHVYITALSKFLPNQPVPNEEMEDYLGLIDGKPSKSKRIILRYNKIKTRYYALDKNGNSTHSNAQLCAEAIRNLESSNFCLKDMELLAGGSSSPDQLLPSHVSMVQGELGPDTINSTEILSAGGSCNAGMQALKYAYLSVMSGNTKNAVSFGSEKQSTWMHAKNFKLESENWKDLEKQPIIGFEKDFLRWMLSDGAAAALLENKPNKEGHSLKIEWIEFRSFSNELETCMYAACDKLKDGSIKPWRDYDAEEIMTKSLFSLRQDVKLLGKNIIKKGGEFLREVMDKRDFGVDDVDYFLPHLSSEFFRAHIIEDLTNNDIVIPQEKWFTNLTRVGNVGAASVYLMMEELFNTNKLKKGDKLLLMVPESARFSYAYALLTVV; the protein is encoded by the coding sequence ATGATTCCTAATCTTGAAAAGCTGATAAATTGCGAGGATTTAATATATTTGCAGGTTCCAAAACTAAAGAATACGCAAGTGAATCACGTTTATATAACTGCATTATCAAAATTTTTACCCAATCAACCAGTTCCTAATGAGGAAATGGAAGATTATCTAGGGCTTATTGATGGAAAACCATCCAAATCTAAGAGAATCATCCTTCGCTATAATAAGATTAAAACTCGTTATTATGCTTTGGATAAAAATGGTAATAGTACCCATAGCAATGCGCAACTTTGTGCCGAAGCCATTCGTAATTTAGAGAGCTCCAACTTTTGTCTGAAAGACATGGAATTATTGGCAGGAGGTTCATCATCGCCTGACCAGCTTTTACCCTCTCATGTCTCTATGGTACAAGGAGAATTAGGACCTGATACTATTAATTCAACAGAGATATTGTCGGCTGGAGGAAGCTGTAATGCCGGTATGCAAGCTTTAAAGTATGCTTACCTCAGTGTGATGTCTGGCAATACAAAGAATGCCGTAAGCTTTGGTTCCGAGAAACAGTCTACTTGGATGCATGCCAAAAACTTCAAGTTAGAAAGCGAAAACTGGAAAGACTTAGAGAAACAACCCATCATAGGTTTTGAAAAAGACTTTTTGAGATGGATGCTATCAGATGGTGCTGCTGCTGCTTTACTAGAAAATAAACCCAATAAAGAAGGACATTCTTTAAAGATTGAGTGGATAGAATTTCGATCTTTCTCCAATGAGCTGGAAACCTGTATGTATGCTGCTTGTGATAAATTAAAGGATGGCAGCATAAAGCCTTGGCGTGATTATGATGCTGAGGAGATAATGACTAAAAGCCTTTTCTCCTTGCGACAGGATGTGAAGCTTTTGGGTAAGAATATCATCAAAAAAGGAGGTGAGTTTTTACGAGAAGTCATGGACAAACGAGATTTTGGAGTTGATGATGTGGATTATTTCCTTCCTCATCTTTCTTCTGAGTTTTTCCGTGCACATATCATCGAAGACTTAACCAATAACGATATAGTCATTCCTCAGGAAAAATGGTTTACCAATCTCACCAGAGTGGGAAATGTGGGTGCTGCCAGTGTTTACCTGATGATGGAAGAATTGTTCAATACCAATAAACTGAAAAAAGGAGATAAGCTATTACTAATGGTGCCTGAATCGGCTCGTTTTTCTTATGCTTATGCGCTACTAACTGTGGTGTAA